One segment of Tenrec ecaudatus isolate mTenEca1 chromosome 1, mTenEca1.hap1, whole genome shotgun sequence DNA contains the following:
- the CLPP gene encoding ATP-dependent Clp protease proteolytic subunit, mitochondrial, with the protein MWSRVLVGGPRVAAGRWPALGPRLAARLLPRRTPEPSLALQRTLHATAARALPLIPIVVEQTGRGERAYDIYSRLLRERIVCVMGPIDDSLASLVIAQLLFLQSESNKKPIHMYINSPGGVVTSGLAIYDTMQYILNPVCTWCVGQAASMGSLLLAAGSPGMRHSLPNSRIMIHQPSGGARGQATDIAIQAEEIMKLKKQLYSIYSKHTKQSLQVIEAAMERDRYMSPVEAQEFGILDKVLVHPPHDGEDEPELVQKEPAAVAAVVGTTDPVPASS; encoded by the exons ATGTGGTCCCGAGTGTTGGTGGGAGGGCCTCGGGTGGCCGCAGGCAGGTGGCCCGCGCTGGGGCCCCGCCTCGCCGCCCGTCTCCTCCCGCGGCGGACCCCCGAGCCCAGCCTGGCGCTACAGCGGACCCTGCACGCAACAGCAGCCCGGGCTCTCCCGCTCATTCCCATCGTGGTCGAGCAGACG GGTCGCGGCGAGCGCGCCTATGACATCTACTCGCGGTTGCTGCGCGAGCGCATCGTGTGCGTCATGGGACCG ATCGATGACAGTCTGGCCAGTCTGGTGATTGCGCAGCTGCTGTTTCTGCAGTCGGAGAGCAACAAGAAGCCCATCCACATGTACATCAACAGCCCTG GCGGCGTGGTGACCTCAGGCCTGGCCATCTATGACACGATGCAGTATATCCTGAACCCCGTCTGCACGTGGTGTGTCGGCCAAGCCGCCAGCATGGGCTCCCTGCTTCTAGCCGCTGGCTCGCCAGGCATGCGCCACTCACTCCCCAACTCCCGAATCATGATCCACCAGCCCTCGGGGGGCGCCCGA GGCCAAGCCACAGACATCGCCATCCAGGCAGAAGAAATCATGAAACTGAAGAAGCAGCTGTACAGTATCTACTCCAAACACACCAAGCAGAGCCTGCAGGTGATCG AGGCAGCCATGGAAAGGGACCGGTACATGAGTCCCGTGGAGGCCCAGGAGTTTGGCATCTTGGACAAGGTGCTGGTCCACCCGCCCCACGATGGAGAGGATGAGCCAGAGTTGGTGCAAAAGGAGCCGGCGGCAGTGGCGGCAGTGGTGGGGACCACAGACCCCGTCCCAGCAAGCTCCTGA
- the ALKBH7 gene encoding alpha-ketoglutarate-dependent dioxygenase alkB homolog 7, mitochondrial, producing MAGSGQRALRAVSGQGWVRGSGPAVLSRLRDAAVVRPGFLSAAEEETLRRELEPALRRRRYEYDHWDAAIHGFRETEKSRWSEASQAILQRVREAAFGPNQVLLPLVHVLDLEPKGYIKPHVDSVKFCGATIAGLSLLSSSVMRLVHTQEPTEWLELLLEPGSLYILRGSARYDFSHEILRDQDSFFGERRIPRDRRISVICRSPPEEQSPGCSPQSTDPPGCPPPVTDSV from the exons ATGGCCGGGAGCGGGCAGCGCGCGCTGCGGGCAGTGTCCGGGCAGGGCTGGGTGCGAGGGTCGGGTCCGGCGGTGCTGAGCCGCCTGCGGGACGCTGCCGTGGTGCGGCCCGGCTTCCTGAGCGCGGCCGAGGAAGAGACGCTGCGCCGCGAACTGGAGCCAGCCCTGCGCCGCCGCCGCTACGAATACGACCACTGGGACGCG GCCATTCACGGCTTCCGGGAGACGGAGAAGTCACGCTGGTCGGAGGCCAGCCAGGCCATCCTGCAACGCGTGCGGGAGGCTGCCTTCGGCCCCAACCAGGTCCTGCTCCCCCTAGTCCACGTGCTGGACCTGGAGCCGAAGGGCTACATCAAGCCACATGTGGACAGTGTCAAG TTCTGTGGAGCCACCATTGCAGGCCTGTCCTTGCTGTCCTCCAGCGTCATGCGGCTGGTGCACACCCAGgagcccacagagtggctggagcTCTTGTTGGAGCCTGGCTCTCTCTACATCCTTAG GGGCTCTGCCCGCTACGACTTCTCCCATGAGATCCTTCGGGACCAAGACTCCTTTTTTGGGGAGCGCCGGATCCCCAGGGACCGCCGCATCTCAGTCATCTGCCGCTCCCCCCCTGAGGAGCAGAGCCCGGGTTGCTCCCCGCAGTCTACTGACCCCCCAGGCTGCCCCCCACCCGTCACGGACAGTGTGTAA
- the PSPN gene encoding persephin, which yields SPTPAFPGPAHSHQLPLSPSGPRRPLTRLRRALAAPCQLWSLTLPVAELGLGYASEERVVFRYCAGSCPRGAHTQHGLTLARLRGQGLAHGGPCCRATSYTDVTFLDNHHRWQRLVQLSAATCSCSD from the coding sequence TCCCCAACTCCTGCCTTCCCAGGTCCTGCCCACTCACATCAgctgcccctctctccctcaggaCCCCGCCGTCCACTCACTCGCCTTCGCCGAGCCCTAGCCGCCCCATGCCAGCTCTGGAGCCTGACCCTGCCGGTGGCCGAGCTGGGCCTGGGCTATGCCTCTGAAGAGAGGGTGGTCTTCCGCTACTGCGCCGGCAGCTGTCCCCGTGGTGCCCACACCCAACATGGCCTGACGCTGGCCCGCCTGCGGGGCCAGGGCCTCGCCCATGGCGGGCCCTGCTGCCGGGCCACCAGCTACACAGATGTGACCTTCCTGGACAACCACCATCGTTGGCAGCGGCTGGTCCAGCTCTCGGCAGCGACCTGCAGCTGCAGTGACTGA
- the GTF2F1 gene encoding general transcription factor IIF subunit 1 isoform X2 produces the protein MAALGSSSQNATEYIVRVPKNTTKRYNIMAFNAADKVSFSTWNQARLERDLSNKKIYQEEEMPESGAGSEFNRKFREEARRKKYGIVLKEFRPEDQPWLLRVNGKAGRKFKGVKKGGVTENTSYYIFTQCPDGAFEAFPVNNWYNFTPLARHRTLTAEEAEEEWERRNKVLNHFSIMQQRRLKDQDQDEDEEKEKRGRKKPSELRIHDLEDDLEMSSEDSEASGEEGRTPKAKKKPPQTQGGKKKKKKKTSDDEAFEDSDDGDFEGQEVDYMSDGSSSPDETESKPRVVQQEEGPKGVDEQSESSEESEEEKPPEEDKEEEDEKKPPAPQEKKRKKDSSDESDSSEESDIDSEAASALFMAKKTPPKRERKPSGGSSRGNSRPGTPSTESSSTSSTLRAAAGRLEQGKRTSENPSAKRLRMDPGPQSLSGKSTPQPQSGKSTPCSSDVQVTEEAVRRYLTRKPMTTKDLLKKFQTKKTGLSSEQTVNVLAQILKRLNPERKMVNDKMHFSLKE, from the exons ATGGCGGCCCTA GGCTCCAGCAGCCAGAATGCCACGGAGTATATTGTCCGCGTTCCCAA AAACACCACGAAACGATACAACATCATGGCCTTCAACGCAGCCGACAAAGTCAGCTTCTCCACTTGGAATCAG gcGCGGCTAGAGCGCGACCTGAGCAACAAGAAGATTTACCAGGAGGAGGAGATGCCCGAGTCAGGCGCGGGCAGTGAGTTCAACCGCAAGTTCCGCGAGGAGGCTCGCCGGAAGAAGTACGGCATCGTGCTCAAAGAGTTCCGCCCCGAGGACCAGCCCTGGCTGCTGCGGGTCAACGGCAAGGCCGGCCGGAA GTTCAAAGGCGTGAAGAAGGGGGGCGTGACAGAGAACACCTCCTACTACATCTTCACCCAGTGCCCGGATGGCGCCTTTGAGGCCTTCCCAGTGAACAACTGGTACAACTTCACGCCGCTGGCCCGGCACCGCACGCTCACCGCCGAGGAGGCCGAGGAGGAGTGGGAGCG GAGGAACAAGGTCCTGAACCACTTCAGCATCATGCAGCAGCGGCGCCTGAAGGACCAGGACCAGGACGAGGACGAGGAGAAGGAGAAACGTGGTCGCAAGAAGCCCAGTGAGCTGCGCATTCACGACCTGGAGGACGACCTGGAGATGTCCTCGGAGGACAGCGAggccagtggcgaggagg GCAGAACCCCCAAGGCCAAGAAGAAGCCGCCGCAGACTCAGGggggcaagaagaagaagaagaagaagacctcAGATGATGAGGCCTTCGAGGACAGTGATGACGGGGACTTTGAGGGCCAGGAGGTGGACTACATGTCGGACGGCTCGAG TTCCCCAGATGAGACGGAAAGCAAGCCCAGAGTGGTCCAGCAGGAGGAAGGCCCAAAGGGGGTGGACGAGCAGAGTGAGAGCAGCGAGGAGAGCGAGGAGGAGAAACCCCCGGAGGaggacaaggaggaggaggacgagaaGAAGCCTCCCGCCCCCCAGGAGAAGAAGCGCAAGAAAG ACAGCAGCGATGAGTCGGACAGCTCAGAGGAGAGCGACATCGACAGTGAGGCCGCTTCAGCCCTCTTCATGGCG aagaagacgccCCCCAAGAGGGAGCGGAAGCCGTCGGGAGGCAGCTCCCGGGGCAACAGCCGGCCTGGCACACCCAGCACGGAGAGCAGCAGCACCTCGTCCACCCTGCGTGCAGCCGCCGGCAGGCTAGAGCAAG GAAAGCGGACCAGTGAGAACCCGTCTGCCAAGCGGCTCCGCATGGACCCCGGGCCGCAGAGCCTGTCTGGGAAATCCACCCCCCAGCCCCAGTCTGGGAAGTCGACACCCTGCAGCAG TGACGTGCAGGTGACCGAGGAGGCTGTGCGCCGCTACCTGACACGCAAGCCCATGACCACCAAGGATTTGCTGAAGAAGTTCCAGACGAAGAAGACGGGGCTGAGCAGCGAGCAGACGGTCAACGTGCTGGCCCAGATCCTCAAGCGCCTCAACCCCGAGCGCAAGATGGTCAACGACAAGATGCACTTCTCCCTCAAGGAGTGA
- the GTF2F1 gene encoding general transcription factor IIF subunit 1 isoform X1: MAALGSSSQNATEYIVRVPKNTTKRYNIMAFNAADKVSFSTWNQARLERDLSNKKIYQEEEMPESGAGSEFNRKFREEARRKKYGIVLKEFRPEDQPWLLRVNGKAGRKFKGVKKGGVTENTSYYIFTQCPDGAFEAFPVNNWYNFTPLARHRTLTAEEAEEEWERRNKVLNHFSIMQQRRLKDQDQDEDEEKEKRGRKKPSELRIHDLEDDLEMSSEDSEASGEEGRTPKAKKKPPQTQGGKKKKKKKTSDDEAFEDSDDGDFEGQEVDYMSDGSSSPDETESKPRVVQQEEGPKGVDEQSESSEESEEEKPPEEDKEEEDEKKPPAPQEKKRKKDSSDESDSSEESDIDSEAASALFMAKKKTPPKRERKPSGGSSRGNSRPGTPSTESSSTSSTLRAAAGRLEQGKRTSENPSAKRLRMDPGPQSLSGKSTPQPQSGKSTPCSSDVQVTEEAVRRYLTRKPMTTKDLLKKFQTKKTGLSSEQTVNVLAQILKRLNPERKMVNDKMHFSLKE, from the exons ATGGCGGCCCTA GGCTCCAGCAGCCAGAATGCCACGGAGTATATTGTCCGCGTTCCCAA AAACACCACGAAACGATACAACATCATGGCCTTCAACGCAGCCGACAAAGTCAGCTTCTCCACTTGGAATCAG gcGCGGCTAGAGCGCGACCTGAGCAACAAGAAGATTTACCAGGAGGAGGAGATGCCCGAGTCAGGCGCGGGCAGTGAGTTCAACCGCAAGTTCCGCGAGGAGGCTCGCCGGAAGAAGTACGGCATCGTGCTCAAAGAGTTCCGCCCCGAGGACCAGCCCTGGCTGCTGCGGGTCAACGGCAAGGCCGGCCGGAA GTTCAAAGGCGTGAAGAAGGGGGGCGTGACAGAGAACACCTCCTACTACATCTTCACCCAGTGCCCGGATGGCGCCTTTGAGGCCTTCCCAGTGAACAACTGGTACAACTTCACGCCGCTGGCCCGGCACCGCACGCTCACCGCCGAGGAGGCCGAGGAGGAGTGGGAGCG GAGGAACAAGGTCCTGAACCACTTCAGCATCATGCAGCAGCGGCGCCTGAAGGACCAGGACCAGGACGAGGACGAGGAGAAGGAGAAACGTGGTCGCAAGAAGCCCAGTGAGCTGCGCATTCACGACCTGGAGGACGACCTGGAGATGTCCTCGGAGGACAGCGAggccagtggcgaggagg GCAGAACCCCCAAGGCCAAGAAGAAGCCGCCGCAGACTCAGGggggcaagaagaagaagaagaagaagacctcAGATGATGAGGCCTTCGAGGACAGTGATGACGGGGACTTTGAGGGCCAGGAGGTGGACTACATGTCGGACGGCTCGAG TTCCCCAGATGAGACGGAAAGCAAGCCCAGAGTGGTCCAGCAGGAGGAAGGCCCAAAGGGGGTGGACGAGCAGAGTGAGAGCAGCGAGGAGAGCGAGGAGGAGAAACCCCCGGAGGaggacaaggaggaggaggacgagaaGAAGCCTCCCGCCCCCCAGGAGAAGAAGCGCAAGAAAG ACAGCAGCGATGAGTCGGACAGCTCAGAGGAGAGCGACATCGACAGTGAGGCCGCTTCAGCCCTCTTCATGGCG aagaagaagacgccCCCCAAGAGGGAGCGGAAGCCGTCGGGAGGCAGCTCCCGGGGCAACAGCCGGCCTGGCACACCCAGCACGGAGAGCAGCAGCACCTCGTCCACCCTGCGTGCAGCCGCCGGCAGGCTAGAGCAAG GAAAGCGGACCAGTGAGAACCCGTCTGCCAAGCGGCTCCGCATGGACCCCGGGCCGCAGAGCCTGTCTGGGAAATCCACCCCCCAGCCCCAGTCTGGGAAGTCGACACCCTGCAGCAG TGACGTGCAGGTGACCGAGGAGGCTGTGCGCCGCTACCTGACACGCAAGCCCATGACCACCAAGGATTTGCTGAAGAAGTTCCAGACGAAGAAGACGGGGCTGAGCAGCGAGCAGACGGTCAACGTGCTGGCCCAGATCCTCAAGCGCCTCAACCCCGAGCGCAAGATGGTCAACGACAAGATGCACTTCTCCCTCAAGGAGTGA